The following are encoded together in the Brassica napus cultivar Da-Ae chromosome A9, Da-Ae, whole genome shotgun sequence genome:
- the BNAA09G15320D gene encoding uncharacterized protein BNAA09G15320D: MGLVTDEVRARAEKYTGDELCREKTKEFLKEVDMPNGLLPLKDIEEVGYDRETGVVWLKQKKSITHKFESIGKLVSYGTEVTAVVEVGKIKKLTGVKAKELLIWVTLNELVLEQPTSLGKINFRTPTGLSRTFPVSAFVVPEVEKPAPVKEAIAI; the protein is encoded by the coding sequence ATGGGTTTGGTTACAGATGAAGTGAGAGCTAGGGCAGAGAAATACACAGGAGACGAGTTATGCCGCGAGAAGACCAAGGAGTTCCTCAAGGAAGTTGACATGCCTAATGGGTTATTGCCATTGAAGGACATAGAAGAGGTTGGATACGACAGAGAAACAGGTGTTGTGTGGCTGAAGCAGAAGAAGAGCATCACTCACAAGTTTGAATCTATCGGGAAACTTGTCTCTTACGGCACTGAGGTCACTGCCGTGGTGGAAGTCGGAAAGATCAAGAAGCTTACCGGTGTTAAGGCCAAGGAGCTTCTGATTTGGGTCACTCTCAACGAGCTTGTCTTGGAGCAGCCAACAAGTTTAGGGAAGATCAATTTCAGGACACCGACCGGATTGTCCAGGACTTTCCCTGTTTCAGCTTTTGTGGTTCCTGAAGTTGAGAAGCCTGCACCTGTTAAAGAAGCTATTGCAATTTAG
- the LOC106432612 gene encoding putative pentatricopeptide repeat-containing protein At1g56570 — MSITKLVRSNAFKPIPNFVRSSLRNACVESDQNTESPPYKPKKHHILATNLILSYFEKGLVEEARSLFDEMPERDVVAWTAMIKGYASSIHNARAWECFREMIRQGTNPNEFTLSSVLTSCRDMKVLAYGRLVHGVVIKLGMEGSIYVDNALMNMYATCSATMDAACLIFRYIKVKNEVTWTTLITGFTHLGDGIGGLKMYKQMLLENEDVTPHCITIAVKASAFIDSITTGKQIHSSVVKRGFHSNLPVMNSILDLYCRCGYLTEAKRYFHEMVDRDLITWNTLISELERSDSSEALLMFQRFESQQGFVPNCYTFTSLVAACANIAALNCGQQLHGRIYRRGFNKNVELANALIDMYAKCGDVPDSERVFAEIAERRNLVSWTSMMIGYGSHGYGAEAVELFDEMVSVSIRPDRIVFMAVLSACRHAGLVERGLKYFNAMESEYGIEPDRDIYNCVVDLLGRAGRIGEAYELVDTMPFKPDESTWGAILGACKAHKHTGLISRLAASRVMELKPRMMGTYVMLSYIYAAERKWGDYARVRKMMRMMGNKKEAGVSWILVENQVCSFAVSDKACPCAVSVYSVLGLVIEETREADFSLVQEART; from the exons ATGAGCATAACGAAACTTGTACGCTCCAACGCGTTTAAACCAATCCCAAACTTCGTCAGAAGCTCTCTACGTAACGCCTGCGTCGAGTCGGACCAAAACACGGAGTCTCCCCCTTATAAACCCAAGAAGCATCACATTTTAGCAACAAATCTCATCCTCTCGTACTTCGAAAAAGGCTTAGTCGAAGAAGCACGCTCActgttcgacgaaatgcctGAGAGAGACGTAGTCGCTTGGACCGCGATGATCAAAGGTTACGCTTCTTCTATTCACAACGCACGCGCTTGGGAGTGTTTCCGTGAGATGATCAGGCAAGGAACGAACCCGAATGAGTTCACGCTCTCTAGCGTCCTCACTTCTTGTAGAGACATGAAGGTTTTGGCGTATGGTCGTTTGGTTCATGGGGTTGTTATCAAACTTGGTATGGAAGGTTCTATCTACGTTGACAATGCCTTGATGAATATGTACGCTACTTGTTCTGCAACAATGGACGCTGCTTGTTTGATTTTTCGGTATATCAAGGTCAAAAACGAAGTCACTTGGACTACGCTAATCACCGGTTTTACACACTTAGGTGATGGCATTGGCGGTTTAAAGATGTATAAGCAAATGTTGCTG gAAAATGAAGATGTGACTCCTCACTGTATAACTATAGCGGTTAAAGCATCCGCGTTCATTGATTCTATAACAACTGGGAAACAGATCCATTCGTCGGTGGTTAAACGTGGCTTTCACTCTAACCTTCCAGTGATGAACTCTATACTGGACTTGTACTGCAGGTGCGGATACTTAACAGAAGCCAAACGCTATTTCCATGAGATGGTAGATAGAGATCTCATCACATGGAACACTTTGATATCCGAGCTTGAGCGATCAGACAGCAGCGAAGCCCTCCTCATGTTCCAGCGGTTCGAGTCACAACAAGGCTTCGTACCAAACTGTTACACCTTCACAAGCTTAGTAGCCGCCTGCGCTAACATAGCAGCGTTGAACTGTGGCCAGCAGCTTCACGGGAGGATATACAGAAGAGGTTTCAACAAGAACGTTGAGTTAGCCAATGCTTTGATCGACATGTACGCTAAATGCGGCGACGTGCCTGACTCTGAAAGAGTGTTTGCCGAGATTGCGGAGAGGAGGAACCTTGTCTCCTGGACCTCGATGATGATTGGTTACGGATCGCATGGTTATGGAGCAGAGGCCGTTGAGCTTTTTGATGAAATGGTTAGTGTTAGTATTAGACCGGACCGGATTGTGTTCATGGCGGTTCTGAGCGCGTGTCGCCACGCCGGTTTGGTGGAGAGAGGGTTGAAGTACTTTAATGCGATGGAGAGCGAGTATGGGATAGAGCCAGATCGAGATATCTACAACTGTGTTGTTGATTTGCTTGGAAGAGCTGGGAGAATAGGAGAGGCTTATGAGTTGGTTGATACGATGCCGTTTAAGCCGGACGAGTCCACGTGGGGAGCGATCTTGGGAGCTTGTAAAGCGCATAAACACACGGGGTTGATAAGCAGATTGGCTGCGAGTAGAGTTATGGAGTTGAAACCGAGGATGATGGGGACTTATGTGATGCTTTCGTATATCTATGCAGCGGAAAGGAAATGGGGAGATTACGCGAGggtgaggaagatgatgaggatgatgggTAACAAAAAAGAAGCGGGTGTGAGCTGGATCCTAGTGGAGAACCAGGTTTGTAGCTTCGCTGTGAGTGATAAAGCTTGTCCTTGTGCTGTCTCTGTGTATTCAGTGTTGGGGTTAGTGATAGAGGAGACCAGAGAAGCTGACTTCTCCTTAGTTCAAGAAGCTCGAACTTGA
- the LOC106432589 gene encoding terpenoid synthase 28-like: MGAITVFGPKLGSKLSVHFHTNTFTSCRLSSFPSMSFPVKPPKLVPLKATTNTLASKDEKNRKFKKLAPSEWGHRFVDAHVDVSEIDSLGREIEALKPKVEDLFLSSGGVNSTKKNILFIYLLVSLGLAYHFKAEIEENLKEGLKMIEETSSGEDDLYTVSIIFWVFRTYGHNVSSDVFRRFKGDDGKFKEYLTKDAKGILSLYEAAHMVTMRDYILDEALSFAMSCLETLVASGTCQPHLSRRIQNALGQPQHKNAEILVAREYIRFYEQEEGSDKTLLKFSKLNFKFLQLQYLQELKDLSKWYKEKEFEYKLPPYYRDRLVELHLVTLPFFETKYSRVRIMVTKLFVVQIILDDTCDRYASLREVESLVNAIERWDLDDAMDGQPDYLKFVIKHIFDTFQEFEREVASELGGSYSLKATIDSCKRYARANLQLATWAEADHVPSFEEYLEVAGVEVAVDFTIAGVLMAMKDICKKEAYEWLKSGDKLVIAMYTVTRVLNDIHGYEDDMSRGYVTNSINCYKKQYGVTEKEAFEKLHQIIANANKMINEELLKPTNMPRQILKEMLNYQRITNVSYEIGDEFTRPGGKLKSHVTSMYLDL, translated from the exons ATGGGAGCCATAACAGTGTTTGGACCAAAACTCGGATCTAAACTCTCTGTTCATTTTCATACGAATACATTTACATCATGCAGACTATCTAGCTTTCCGTCAATGTCATTTCCCGTTAAGCCTCCAAAGCTTGTTCCTTTGAAGGCCACTACTAACACTCTGGCTTCTAAAGATGAAAAAAATCGCAAGTTCAAGAAGTTAGCCCCTTCTGAGTGGGGTCATCGATTCGTCGACGCTCATGTCGATGTCTCA GAAATCGATTCGCTTGGAAGAGAAATCGAAGCACTCAAGCCAAAAGTGGAAGACTTGTTCTTGTCTTCCGGTGGAGTTAATTCAACTAAAAAGAATATCCTTTTCATCTACCTGCTCGTTAGCCTTGGTCTTGCGTATCATTTCAAAGCTGAGATCGAGGAGAATCTAAAAGAAGGTTTGAAAATGATTGAAGAGACGTCGTCTGGTGAAGATGATTTGTACACAGTTTCCATCATCTTTTGGGTTTTCAGAACATATGGTCACAACGTTTCTTCCG ATGTGTTTAGGAGATTCAAAGGAGATGATGGAAAATTTAAAGAATATCTTACGAAGGATGCCAAGGGTATCTTGAGCTTGTATGAAGCTGCTCATATGGTGACAATGAGAGATTATATATTGGATGAAGCCTTGAGCTTCGCAATGAGTTGCTTGGAGACGTTAGTAGCAAGTGGGACATGCCAGCCTCATCTCTCCAGGCGTATACAAAATGCTTTAGGACAACCACAACATAAGAACGCGGAGATATTAGTTGCAAGGGAATATATCCGGTTCTACGAACAAGAAGAAGGCAGCGACAAGACGCTACTAAAGTTTTCCAAGCTTAACTTCAAATTCTTACAGCTACAGTACCTTCAAGAACTCAAAGACCTCTCGAA ATGGTACAAGGAGAAAGAATTTGAATATAAGTTGCCACCTTACTACAGAGACAGACTTGTGGAACTGCACCTCGTTACGCTACCATTCTTTGAGACAAAATACTCACGTGTGAGGATTATGGTAACTAAGCTGTTCGTTGTTCAAATAATTCTTGATGACACATGTGACAGATATGCTTCTCTTCGTGAAGTTGAAAGTCTCGTCAATGCAATCGAAAG GTGGGATCTCGATGATGCCATGGATGGCCAACCTGATTATTTGAAATTTGTGATTAAACATATATTCGATACTTTCCAAGAGTTTgaaagagaagtggcatcagaATTAGGAGGATCTTACAGCTTAAAAGCTACAATTGATTCG TGCAAGAGATACGCGAGAGCCAATCTTCAGCTCGCTACATGGGCAGAAGCGGATCACGTCCCTAGTTTTGAGGAGTATCTAGAAGTCGCTGGAGTCGAAGTCGCTGTGGATTTTACTATAGCAGGTGTTTTGATGGCTATGAAAGATATCTGCAAGAAAGAAGCCTATGAGTGGTTGAAATCTGGAGATAAACTTGTGATAGCAATGTATACAGTAACAAGAGTGCTGAATGATATTCATGGCTACGAG GATGACATGAGCAGAGGATATGTCACGAACTCGATCAACTGTTACAAGAAGCAATATGGAGTTACCGAAAAAGAAGCATTTGAAAAGCTTCATCAAATTATTGCAAACGCTAATAAGATGATAAACGAGGAGCTTTTGAAGCCAACTAACATGCCACGCCAAATTCTAAAAGAAATGCTTAACTATCAACGTATAACGAATGTTAGCTACGaaataggtgatgaatttaccCGTCCTGGTGGAAAACTCAAGAGCCATGTCACTTCTATGTACCTTGATCTTTGA